In Trichoderma atroviride chromosome 2, complete sequence, one DNA window encodes the following:
- a CDS encoding uncharacterized protein (EggNog:ENOG41), with amino-acid sequence MARVLGDRLCSPLVSLHGLRKPGAMEKIGHVLSERKQPVVWGELWQLFANTSLQNAGSELVRQMRDYVGPTGDETTEWDEIVSADACRLKCRNRKSCLAWTYDRETRACRASPWIVIGDEKAETRESGLDWQAVEPLLQQCGRESM; translated from the coding sequence ATGGCCCGAGTGCTGGGAGACCGCCTCTGCTCGCCCCTCGTATCCCTCCACGGCCTCCGCAAGCCAGGGGCCATGGAAAAAATCGGCCATGTACTCTCCGAGAGGAAGCAGCCCGTGGTCTGGGGTGAGCTGTGGCAGCTGTTTGCCAACACTTCACTCCAAAACGCCGGCAGCGAGCTGGTACGTCAGATGCGGGACTACGTGGGGCCGACGGGCGACGAAACCACGGAATGGGACGAGATCGTATCGGCAGACGCGTGCCGCCTCAAGTGCCGGAATAGGAAGAGCTGCTTGGCGTGGACTTATGATAGAGAGACACGGGCATGCCGCGCCAGTCCTTGGATAGTCATTGGAGACGAAAAAGCAGAGACGAGAGAGTCAGGGCTCGACTGGCAGGCGGTGGAGCCCCTGCTGCAACAATGCGGTCGAGAATCCATGTAA
- a CDS encoding uncharacterized protein (EggNog:ENOG41~TransMembrane:1 (i12-30o)), which produces MVFLPRPARRRFILVFASLFISLSAAYLLLPPGSPIKLSVTFNTFRLLNSLRVSTTNRDAWLDQRPAPYPLSLREDVGYIVKTGYGTRQRVPALINAFSHSGDLLGEENSNFIVIGDWTATIETVDGLPSVHNVVSLMMETRVGPSLQDHPRFGKYRSLQEAIDSADEDKASELGQRFGWELDALKFIAGMELAYRKMPSKKWYVILDDDTFLIGPSLYLLLSHLDPARSWYIGNAVGDYKTRFAHGGSGILLSGDAVRRLFDRPDIVAQSYINSLDETWGGPTGRVDADQTGDISRRAV; this is translated from the exons ATGGTCTTTCTGCCACGACCTGCTCGCCGGCGGTTCATCCTCGTGTTTGCTagtctcttcatctctctcagcGCCGCTTACCTCCTGCTACCCCCCGGCTCTCCAATCAAGTTGTCTGTCACCTTTAATACTTTTCGACTGTTGAATTCGCTCCGCGTGTCAACCACGAACCGAGACGCATGGTTGGACCAACGTCCTGCGCCTTACCCGCTAAGCCTACGCGAGGACGTCGGTTACATTGTCAAGACGGGCTATGGCACACGACAACGGGTACCTGCACTGATCAACGCCTTCTCCCACAGCGGTGACCTTCTAGGCGAGGAAAACAGCAACTTTATTGTCATTGGCGATTGGACGGCGACAATTGAGACGGTTGATGGGTTGCCTAGCGTGCACAATGTTGTAagtttgatgatggagacCAGAGTTGGCCCGTCGCTACAAGACCATCCCCGCTTCGGGAAGTACCGCTCTCTCCAAGAAGCCATAGACTCCGCCGACGAGGACAAGGCGAGTGAGCTTGGACAGAGATTTGGGTGGGAGTTGGACGCCTTGAAG TTCATAGCAGGCATGGAGTTGGCTTACAGAAAGATGCCTAGCAAGAAGTGGTACGTTATTCTTGACGACGATACCTTCTTGATCGGGCCTTCATTGTATCTTCTTCTAAGCCACTTGGATCCCGCCAGGTCATGGTACATAGGCAATGCGGTAGGCGATTACAAGACTCGATTTGCACATGGAGGGTCTGGTATCTTGCTCTCAGGAGACGCAGTGCGGCGATTATTCGATCGCCCCGACATCGTCGCCCAGTCATATATCAACTCGCTCGACGAGACATGGGGGGGACCGACTGGTAGGGTTGACGCTGATCAAACTGGGGATATATCTCGACGAGCGGTATAG
- a CDS encoding uncharacterized protein (TransMembrane:1 (o12-32i)~MEROPS:MER0005855) has product MPDKTTSVVSYAAGASLAAAALIYVFGPTFTIDHDTTSSRKKTIVGLRNQANDCFINSVLQALAGLGELRVYLIRETHRRRIEDPAVYANLVQPLDGTQLAQWKLQGLQDGLVTHGLKEMLDALNERPISKKAISPFPFVKVLEIAFKQRISRQQQDAQEFLQIVAERLKDEFHAGERARLHARNLGSIAAADANSKDGNDTDRSEDAADSTTGVAINIDLADVQRAVREIQAPSELDEGFPLEGKYESHIQCQTCGYTTKPREETFCTLTLAVPQVSSTSLSLCFDGIFKTEYIDDFKCEMCRLVQTKTNLEQEMAKTTSESFRALAQENIDKLQIAIETDPERPPDDVELGDIRYAPKRKIAKTTRMSTFPKILAIHLSRSIYGVGQITQKNSAKVSFPERLPLGSVAEQRKYKLLGVVTHRGGHNSGHYEAFRRQNTPSPYANINTFQKSEIYSKTPTPLSTPQISARQADSPSISTPDLLSPSSDTSSSTPSLESSLRPPRSVPADLPNPIINGKDRDGETSSLRSVAASTRSALSKLAAPRSSLNGASSPGGPAATKPQPRPKKRKLAEKWWRVSDEKVREAKTSEVLGMQKEVYLLFYELDTEQ; this is encoded by the coding sequence atGCCCGATAAAACGACGTCGGTTGTTTCCTACGCCGCCGGAGCGTctctcgccgcagccgcccTCATCTACGTCTTCGGCCCGACCTTCACCATCGACCACGACACCACCAGCTCGCGCAAGAAGACCATCGTCGGCCTGCGCAACCAGGCCAATGACTGCTTCATCAACTCGGTGCTGCAGGCCTTGGCAGGGCTGGGCGAGCTGCGCGTCTACCTGATCCGCGAGACACATCGCCGCCGCATCGAGGACCCGGCCGTGTACGCGAACCTGGTGCAGCCCCTGGACGGGACACAGCTTGCGCAGTGGAAGCTGCAGGGTCTTCAGGATGGACTGGTAACACATGGGCTaaaggagatgctggatgcGCTTAACGAGCGGCCCATTTCGAAAAAGGCCATTTCGCCCTTCCCCTTTGTTAAGGTGCTGGAGATAGCGTTTAAGCAGCGCATCAGCAGACAGCAGCAAGACGCGCAAGAGTTCTTGCAGATTGTGGCGGAAAGACTCAAGGACGAATTTCATGCCGGCGAGAGGGCGCGGCTGCATGCGCGGAACCTGGGctcaatagcagcagccgaTGCGAACTCCAAGGATGGTAACGATACCGATAGGTCAGAGGATGCTGCCGACAGCACTACTGGAGTCGCAATCAATATTGACCTGGCAGACGTCCAAAGAGCAGTTCGCGAGATCCAGGCTCCGTCGGAGCTCGACGAAGGATTTCCCTTGGAGGGAAAATACGAGTCGCATATCCAGTGCCAGACTTGCGGCTACACCAccaagccaagagaagagaccTTTTGTACTCTGACACTAGCGGTCCCGCAAGTGTCGTCGACATCATTGAGCCTTTGTTTTGACGGTATATTTAAGACGGAGTATATCGACGACTTCAAGTGCGAAATGTGTCGACTGGTGCAGACAAAAACCAACCTGGAACAGGAAATGGCCAAAACAACGTCTGAGAGTTTTAGAGCTCTAGCTCAAGAAAACATCGACAAGCTTCAGATAGCTATAGAGACAGACCCCGAACGGCCGCCCGATGATGTGGAACTCGGCGATATTCGGTATGCGCCCAAGAGAAAGATTGCCAAGACGACGCGCATGTCTACATTTCCTAAAATCCTGGCCATTCACCTGTCTCGATCAATTTATGGCGTTGGTCAGATTACGCAGAAAAACTCGGCCAAGGTGTCTTTTCCCGAGCGGCTACCTCTGGGAAGTGTCGCGGAGCAGCGCAAGTATAAGCTACTTGGCGTCGTGACGCATAGGGGAGGCCATAATAGCGGCCACTACGAAGCATTTCGACGGCAAAACACGCCATCTCCTTATGCCAACATCAATACATTTCAAAAATCAGAAATCTATAGCAAGACACCGACACCTCTTTCAACGCCGCAGATATCCGCTCGTCAAGCCGACAGCCCTTCTATCTCGACGCCGGATTTGTTATCGCCATCCTCAGACACGAGCTCATCCACGCCGTCATTAGAATCCTCATTGCGTCCTCCGCGGAGCGTTCCTGCTGATCTCCCGAATCCCATCATTAACGGCAAAGACCGAGACGGTGAGACCAGCAGCCTTCGATCTGTAGCCGCATCTACCAGGTCAGCGCTGTCTAAGCTCGCAGCTCCTAGGTCAAGCCTTAATGGAGCTTCATCCCCTGGCGGCCCGGCGGCGACCAAGCCTCAGCCTCGACCTAAGAAGCGAAAGCTTGCAGAAAAGTGGTGGCGAGTAAGCGATGAAAAAGTTCGCGAAGCCAAGACAAGCGAAGTCTTGGGCATGCAGAAAGAAGTGTATCTGCTATTCTACGAGCTGGACACTGAGCAATGA
- a CDS encoding uncharacterized protein (EggNog:ENOG41~SECRETED:SignalP(1-18)~MEROPS:MER0011312), with product MKTVLPWALLALTQVTSGCLLPHERDETVMKPIVRRQGSNGTPIGTGDRFKSGATAPRGLGTQSSSTSFSTILNVNEIKSGLQGLVNTYGIQTFNTPYKTAQGATVIGAQIGGNGTCTNAYRTFINGNIHARERGSADSVLYFAADLLYANQNNVGLTYGSKSYTNAQVKEALSTGLVFIPLSNPDGVAYDQSTNSCWRKNRNSNSGGVDLNRNFDFLWDFTHLFSSSVQSSVASTSPSSETYHGTSAFSEAETKNIKWVFDTYSKIRWFVDLHSYAGDVLWNWGSDENQSQYSYMNFQNSSYSSVRGILTDTPSPGRGYGEYVPQAELNDKITAANRIAAGLTGGGGRSYDAFQSSDLYPTSGASDDYAYSRHFVDSSKSLVHSFTVEFGFPNNAASCPFYPTVSQYNSNLRATSAGFMEFLLAASDLGLGDATSC from the coding sequence ATGAAGACTGTTCTTCCCTGGGCGCTTCTCGCGCTCACCCAAGTGACGTCGGGATGTCTTCTCCCTCATGAGCGGGATGAGACTGTGATGAAGCCAATCGTCCGCCGCCAGGGCAGCAATGGAACTCCGATCGGAACAGGCGACAGATTCAAGAGCGGCGCAACTGCACCCAGAGGGCTGGGCACTCAGTCATCATCTACTTCTTTCAGCACCATTCTCAACGTCAATGAGATCAAGAGTGGCCTGCAAGGCCTTGTAAACACTTACGGAATCCAAACATTCAACACCCCATACAAGACAGCGCAGGGAGCCACTGTTATCGGGGCCCAAATTGGCGGCAACGGTACTTGCACCAATGCCTATCGCACATTCATCAACGGCAACATCCATGCTCGAGAGCGTGGATCCGCGGACAGCGTACTCTATTTCGCTGCCGACCTGCTGTACGCCAACCAGAACAACGTTGGTCTGACATACGGCTCCAAGTCGTACACCAACGCCCAGGTCAAAGAGGCCCTGTCCACAGGACTCGTCTTCATTCCACTCAGCAATCCTGATGGCGTGGCATATGACCAGTCAACCAACAGCTGCTGGCGAAAGAACCGCAACTCCAACTCTGGAGGAGTTGATTTGAACCGCAACTTCGATTTCCTTTGGGACTTTACCCACTTGTTCTCCTCATCAGTGCAATCAAGCGTCGCCTCAACGTCGCCCAGCTCTGAGACTTACCATGGAACCAGTGCTTTCTCAGAGGCCGAGACCAAGAACATCAAGTGGGTGTTTGACACATACTCCAAGATCCGCTGGTTTGTCGACCTTCACTCCTATGCGGGGGATGTGCTCTGGAACTGGGGCAGCGACGAGAACCAGTCCCAGTACTCGTACATGAACTTCCAAAACAGCTCTTACAGCAGCGTCCGTGGCATTCTCACAGACACCCCCAGCCCCGGCAGAGGCTACGGCGAATACGTTCCCCAGGCTGAACTCAACGACAAGATCACCGCGGCTAACCGCATTGCTGCTGGATTGAccggaggcggcggccgcAGCTACGATGCCTTCCAGTCATCCGATCTGTATCCCACATCGGGCGCCAGCGACGATTATGCCTACTCGCGACACTTTGTCGACTCTTCCAAGAGTCTTGTTCACTCGTTCACAGTGGAGTTTGGCTTCCCCAACAATGCCGCGTCTTGCCCATTCTACCCAACCGTGTCTCAGTATAACTCCAACCTTCGTGCAACCAGTGCTGGTTTCATGGAGTTTTTGTTGGCAGCTAGCGACCTAGGACTGGGAGATGCAACGAGTTGTTAA
- a CDS encoding uncharacterized protein (EggNog:ENOG41) — protein MAAAIAIPYARDDYTVGWVCALPTELTAAIYMLKERHPDLKLPRGDSNAYILGKMGEHNVVIAGLPKGRTGTTSSATVAAQMISSFPNIKVGLMVGIGSGIPQKVWLGDVVISAPVDDRPGVIQWDMGRAEDKGFVQTGSLNPPAKLLLSSLAKFEAEQIKVHASMMESLAKQVPEYYFKSPQPKDIAYESTYQHVSGNDCSQCDDNMALKREPRKRHGLHYGLVASGNQVIKSAEQRDKLYRQFDEKILCIETEAAGLMNDFPCIVIRGISDYGDSHTNVAWQEYAAAAAAACAKTFLDVVPVSEVDKLEAVKSLIPPGMIERTVNSWFSYWFSKPSQDASPGSTMADSGPQRSTGLPRETAGPSKTNNESVSVHDPRREHPKALNSTTQSSLKSTPTQTSPPMDASSHSNPTTPPPQYKESSDTSDGAIDWAKQDYFTHNPTLSPRHTKGKETLRITRHRPDILAAAKVTHRQALGQMAAIGSLYDARKDQILTQSVFLEPLSTDAIFRDIVPSKEYRIENSGSLMATFEQLGLSPELGLSYLTGTGPYTTKGTAAHLANKRTSDAGQEVSVVCKEVTMHDTIDIGTEEMQEIVDDEALQAEEATHIVAGIWWGTRTAITAFASPLGAIANVKEKEAQLGSQERVVGYLGQLLDGSVTTAFSAFKEISKSLTFRVEADIDPNKQSAQISDFDGVCGFIGRIPDAIKGTKTGNGVRIMYDLVPIKDFAQIINRELEGEVQLVQPIDQEYQNRVLFLFEKLYAARVSLNSYLRELSRHELSVPKQHVETIKTNISRLDDLEDRLKSELYQDLLRARDFSFKGTYKLNNPEWEADIEEFESLVSKYAAKMTFESGIAALGIRYMHPADTTAAYSKHQSGTYTLFYSDAALVAPSWKDQYAQFMELAYAKNSEHLLYVVDCDFEAGQELRVPRIELRENGEVVTNDFLAEQRSFAGKCFVRAATPADMEELPAKLLDSIRRSVTIRCPCAAAIKGDCFCRTCKSAIFLLEDDDYMYCNCGRYRPTSAAFKCLEPAHGTSYLTYKDSETLLEAYEYQEFEQHNILLLGEMGVGKSTFINAFMNYMQFETLDEALEAPDLHWAIPSVFKYIETKNKKFETFTVTVGEETKAQKCSLDGELATQSCVTYVLHMNGLTLRLIDTPGIGDTRGLQQDKENVNDILQALKSVEKISTILFLIKPDISRLGQMFNFCMTELLSHLHKETNQNIVFGFTNCRSTNYSLGDAGIILQKFLKDKKIDIAVDYDNTFFFDSEGFRYLAAYKTINKEMEDKDNCEKSFQHSAGQARRLVNKTVQMRTHEVRKTLSLSDTRLYIEGLKNLTILINRMVNEDQEEIEKHKIHIKELEIANGDLEDKLKMTIQKPVKKMLPSPRTVCTDSECRTVNRDTDGKEHVVYKQICHDYCYIKATNELVGAPEISTCEVFDYSAKPCIECGHEWDKHQHISYTLTVEEVEVDDPVVLETYNSNKSKLEKAEAAIESLLQKMEMLGERRDFINFSLASFAAYLSSAAMVRCNDAAITYLDYLIDNAKKEGSDDSQRQFEEQRRIYKEQYDETTQGNPKPDLLPKVPNYDEIMEIIQQLDQIEVNGSTVKDLVQGKMDNTLSPCNTVTLPLEITRKGVDSFSWIKRLPPRSPSVNSYALGRK, from the exons atggcagcagcaattgccATTCCATATGCTCGCGATGACTATACTGTTGGGTGGGTATGTGCGCTACCAACAGAGCTCACAGCTGCAATATACATGCTCAAGGAGAGACACCCAGACCTCAAACTGCCAAGGGGTGACTCCAATGCCTATATTCTTGGAAAGATGGGCGAACACAACGTTGTCATTGCCGGCCTACCCAAAGGCAGAACTGGCACTACTAGCTCTGCAACAGTGGCGGCTCAGATGATATCTAGCTTTCCAAACATCAAAGTTGGCCTAATGGTGGGCATCGGTAGTGGCATCCCTCAGAAGGTCTGGCTTGGAGATGTGGTCATCAGCGCTCCCGTCGATGATCGGCCTGGTGTGATTCAATGGGATATGGGTAGAGCAGAAGACAAGGGCTTCGTTCAGACGGGGTCTTTGAATCCTCCTGCGAAGCTCCTCTTGAGCTCCCTAGCCAAATTTGAGGCCGAACAGATAAAAGTTCATGCCAGTATGATGGAATCTCTGGCTAAACAAGTGCCTGAATATTACTTCAAATCACCACAGCCTAAAGATATTGCCTATGAGTCGACCTATCAGCATGTCAGCGGAAATGACTGCAGCCAATGTGACGATAATATGGCTTTGAAGAGAGAGCCGAGAAAGCGTCACGGGCTACACTATGGGCTTGTGGCATCGGGCAATCAAGTGATTAAGAGCGCCGAGCAGCGTGACAAGCTCTATCGCCAATTTGACGAAAAGATCTTATGTATCGAGACAGAAGCCGCTGGACTTATGAACGACTTTCCTTGCATCGTTATTCGCGGCATCAGCGACTATGGAGACTCACATACAAATGTGGCATGGCAAGAATACGCCGCCGCAGCGGCCGCAGCTTGCGCAAAGACATTCCTCGATGTCGTACCTGTGAGCGAGGTTGATAAATTGGAAGCGGTGAAAA gTCTTATCCCTCCCGGGATGATTGAAAGGACAGTGAACTCTTGGTTCTCATACTGGTTTTCTAAGCCGTCTCAAGATGCTTCTCCTGGTTCTA CCATGGCGGATTCAGGCCCTCAGCGATCAACAGGTCTTCCACGAGAGACAGCCGGACCCAGTAAGACCAACAATGAGAGTGTCAGTGTACATGATCCTCGGCGAGAGCATCCAAAAGCCTTGAATTCAACAACTCAATCGTCTCTGAAGTCAACTCCGACACAAACATCTCCGCCTATGGACGCCAGCTCGCACAGTAATCCAACTACCCCTCCTCCCCAATATAAAGAGTCATCCGACACCAGCGATGGAGCAATTGATTGGGCCAAACAAGACTACTTCACTCACAATCCTACTTTGAGCCCCAGGCATActaaaggaaaagagactTTAAGGATAACCCGTCACCGTCCTGATATATTGGCCGCCGCAAAAGTGACACACCGTCAAGCTCTAGGCCAGATGGCAGCAATTGGCTCATTGTACGATGCACGCAAAGACCAGATTCTCACCCAGTCGGTTTTTCTGGAGCCTCTTTCAACAGATGCCATCTTCAGAGACATAGTGCCGTCTAAAGAGTATAGAATCGAGAATTCTGGCTCATTAATGGCAACATTTGAGCAACTAGGACTTTCTCCTGAACTGGGTTTAAGCTATCTCACTGGAACTGGCCCATACACGACCAAAGGTACTGCAGCTCACCTTGCTAATAAAAGAACGAGCGATGCTGGGCAAGAAGTCTCTGTTGTTTGCAAAGAAGTTACTATGCACGACACAATTGACATCGGCACGGAAGAAATGCAAGAAATCGTGGACGATGAAGCATTACAAGCAGAAGAGGCCACTCATATCGTCGCGGGCATCTGGTGGGGTACTAGAACTGCCATAACGGCTTTCGCCTCTCCACTGGGTGCCATCGCCAATgtcaaagagaaagaagcacaGCTGGGCTCACAGGAACGTGTCGTCGGTTATCTAGGTCAGCTCCTGGATGGAAGTGTTACGACAGCGTTTTCTGCTTTTAAAGAAATCTCGAAAAGCTTGACTTTTAGGGTGGAGGCTGATATTGATCCGAATAAACAATCAGCGCAAATCTCAGATTTTGACGGCGTCTGTGGCTTCATTGGCAGGATTCCTGACGCTATAAAAGGAACCAAGACAGGAAATGGTGTCCGAATAATGTACGATTTGGTCCCAATCAAAGACTTCGCTCAGATCATAAATAGAGAGCTTGAGGGAGAGGTACAACTTGTTCAACCAATTGATCAAGAGTATCAAAACCGTGTGTTGTTCCTCTTTGAGAAGCTTTATGCGGCAAGAGTCAGTCTCAATAGCTATTTGAGGGAATTATCACGGCATGAGCTGTCAGTTCCAAAACAGCATGTTGAGACCATCAAGACGAATATTTCCCGACTGGATGACCTTGAGGATAGACTGAAGAGTGAGCTTTATCAAGATCTTCTTCGCGCGCGAGATTTCAGCTTCAAAGGAACGTATAAGCTCAATAACCCAGAGTGGGAAGCCGATATCGAAGAATTTGAGTCTTTGGTTTCGAAATATGCAGCCAAAATGACTTTTGAAAGCGGGATTGCTGCGCTGGGAATCAGATACATGCATCCTGCCGATACTACGGCAGCTTACTCTAAGCATCAGAGCGGCACATATACTCTCTTCTACAGTGACGCTGCTCTGGTCGCTCCAAGCTGGAAAGATCAATACGCTCAGTTCATGGAGCTTGCTTACGCTAAGAACTCTGAGCATTTGCTCTATGTTGTCGACTGCGATTTTGAAGCCGGTCAAGAGCTGAGAGTCCCGCGCATAGAGCTCCGAGAGAATGGTGAAGTCGTGACCAACGACTTTCTGGCAGAGCAACGGAGCTTCGCCGGGAAATGTTTTGTTCGTGCTGCCACACCAGCGGATATGGAAGAGCTGcctgccaagctgctggactCAATACGAAGAAGCGTCACAATTCGTTGTCCCTGTGCAGCCGCGATAAAAGGCGACTGCTTCTGTCGAACTTGCAAGAGCGCCATCTTCCTGTTAGAAGATGACGATTACATGTATTGCAATTGTGGCAGATATAGGCCCACTAGTGCAGCGTTCAAGTGCCTTGAACCAGCTCATGGGACCAGCTATCTCACATACAAGGACTCTGAAACGCTTCTAGAGGCTTACGAGTACCAAGAATTCGAGCAGCATAATATATTGCTCTTGGGAGAGATGGGAGTCGGAAAATCCACATTCATCAACGCATTCATGAATTACATGCAGTTCGAGACTCTAGACGAAGCACTGGAGGCTCCGGACCTACACTGGGCCATTCCTTCGGTTTTCAAATACATTGAAacgaagaataaaaaatttGAAACTTTTACAGTCACCGTTGGCGAAGAGACCAAAGCCCAAAAATGTTCATTAGATGGAGAGTTGGCTACCCAGAGCTGCGTGACTTATGTTCTTCACATGAACGGCTTGACTCTTCGCTTAATTGACACTCCTGGTATTGGGGATACTCGGGGCCTCCAACAGGACAAAGAAAATGTCAATGACATCTTACAAGCACTCAAGTCAGTCGAAAAGATTAGTACCATCCTGTTCCTCATTAAACCCGACATCTCTCGTCTTGGACAAATGTTCAACTTTTGCATGACAGAACTGCTTTCTCATCTCCACAAGGAGACGAATCAAAATATTGTCTTTGGGTTCACGAATTGCCGAAGCACAAATTATTCTCTGGGAGATGCCGGAATTATTCTTCAAAAATTTCTGAAAGATAAAAAGATTGATATCGCCGTTGATTACGACAAcactttcttctttgactcGGAAGGCTTCCGGTACTTGGCAGCATACAAGACTATAAACAAAGAAATGGAAGACAAGGACAATTGTGAAAAGAGTTTTCAGCATTCTGCTGGGCAGGCGCGGCGCCTCGTCAATAAGACAGTACAGATGAGAACTCATGAAGTGCGCAAAACGTTGAGCTTGAGTGATACGCGGCTATATATCGAGGGGCTTAAGAATTTGACCATCTTGATCAACAGAATGGTCAATGAAGATCAAGAGGAAATTGAAAAACACAAGATCCAcatcaaagagcttgaaatCGCAAACGGCGACCTCGAGGACAAACTGAAGATGACAATTCAAAAGCCCGTCAAGAAGATGCTTCCAAGCCCGCGCACCGTCTGCACCGACAGTGAATGCCGAACTGTAAACAGAGACACGGATGGCAAAGAACACGTCGTATACAAGCAGATATGCCATGATTATTGTTACATCAAGGCGACTAATGAATTAGTCGGAGCTCCGGAAATTTCTACTTGCGAAGTCTTTGATTACTCTGCCAAGCCATGCATTGAGTGTGGTCACGAGTGGGACAAGCATCAGCACATCTCTTACACTCTTACAGTCGAAGAAGTAGAGGTTGACGACCCAGTCGTCCTGGAAACTTACAACAGCAATAAATCAAAGCTTGAAAAAGCCGAAGCAGCCATCGAATCTCTCTTGCAAAAAATGGAAATGCTTGGAGAACGCAGAGACTTTATCAACTTCTCGTTGGCAAGTTTCGCGGCCTATCTTAGCAGCGCTGCAATGGTGAGATGTAATGACGCGGCAATCACTTACCTAGACTACCTCATCGACAACGCCAAGAAAGAAGGTAGCGATGATAGCCAGCGGCAATTTGAAGAGCAGCGCCGGATATACAAAGAGCAGTATGATGAAACCACCCAGGGTAACCCGAAACCTGATCTGCTGCCCAAGGTGCCGAATTACGACGAAATCATGGAGATTATACAACAGCTCGACCAAATAGAGGTAAATGGCAGTACGGTCAAAGATCTGGTGCAAGGGAAGATGGATAATACGCTCTCTCCTTGCAATACCGTCACACTTCCACTTGAAATAACACGCAAGGGAGTTGATTCCTTCTCTTGGATAAAAAGACTGCCTCCTCGGAGCCCGTCTGTGAACTCATATGCTCTAGGGAGGAAATAA